The Mycolicibacterium aurum genome segment CGACCTTCGAGCAGGAGCTGATCGAGGGCATGAACGCGTCGCTGACGCGGATCAAGGCCACCGCCGAGCGCTAGCTAGCTCTCGGCGGGTTCGACCATGTCGAGCACGCCGTCGTCGTACGGGTCGAACAGCGGCGACCCGGTGCCTGCCGGCGCCGGAGTGTCCGAGTGCGCGCCGCAGCCGAACTCGGCATCCACGACGTGTCCGTCGGAGGCGTACTCGTTGGCACACACCCCGAACATCACACCGAGCGCTCCGCCGAGCGGCACGTAGTAGCCGCAGTCCCGGCATGACCGTCGCGTCCCTTTGGCCATCGCCGAGCCGGGGCCGTACTCACCGTCGTGCCAGCGTTGCGCGGCGTCTTTGCGGCCCCACAGGCTGAGTACCTGGCGGCGGCCCAGCCCGACCTCCGCAGCCACCTCGTCGATCTGAGGATCGCCGGTGGCGGTATAGCCGGGGGCCAGCCGGGGGTCGTCGGACGGCGGGGAGAGAAGGTCGCCGGGGCCGAGGTCGCCGGGACGCACCCGCTCTTCCCAGGGCACCCACTTGGGTGCGAGCAGGGCGGTGGGCCCGGGAACGAGGACGACTTCGCTGATGGTCGCGTGCGCGGCCCCCGGCCAGGCGGCGACGACGACGGCCCACTGCCAGCCGCGGTAGCCGGGCAGCTCAGCCAGGAAGCGGTGGGTGGCCGCGGTGGGATCTTCGAAGCTCGCGCCGAGATACTCCCCGACGGTGTCCTCGCCGCTGTACTCCGCGATCGCGGCGCGGGCATCGCCGACGGCGCCCAACAGCACCGCCTCCAGGGCAGGGGTCATCTCCGTGGTCTCCGGCGCCGACACCGTCTCGTCCGGCTCGTGACCCGAGACCGAGTGCTGGTGGTCAGGTT includes the following:
- a CDS encoding DUF3027 domain-containing protein, coding for MTEPDHQHSVSGHEPDETVSAPETTEMTPALEAVLLGAVGDARAAIAEYSGEDTVGEYLGASFEDPTAATHRFLAELPGYRGWQWAVVVAAWPGAAHATISEVVLVPGPTALLAPKWVPWEERVRPGDLGPGDLLSPPSDDPRLAPGYTATGDPQIDEVAAEVGLGRRQVLSLWGRKDAAQRWHDGEYGPGSAMAKGTRRSCRDCGYYVPLGGALGVMFGVCANEYASDGHVVDAEFGCGAHSDTPAPAGTGSPLFDPYDDGVLDMVEPAES